A single Candoia aspera isolate rCanAsp1 chromosome 9, rCanAsp1.hap2, whole genome shotgun sequence DNA region contains:
- the LOC134502752 gene encoding neuropeptide Y receptor type 4-2-like, with protein sequence MDQLLNLLYLNFSEQLSLLEENGMSCGESVGNSTFLIVAYSAIIAVGLTGNLCLVCVIVQQKEMRNVTNIFIANLSFSDILMSLVCMPVTVIYTLMDHWILGEVVCKVSPFVQCVSVTVSILSLVWIALERHQLIINPTGWKPAANHAYLAVALTWVVACCISLPFLSFTILTNEPFQNLSLPFDSFANHLVCIEHWPSDQHRLSYTTFLLLFQYCLPLLLILACYFRIFLRLQRRKDMVERAKDGSRATSHRKVNVMLACIVVAFAACWFPLMVFNALYDWDHEKISVCYYNLIFSLCHLMAMASTCINPIIYGFLNSNFQKEVKALLYRCSCSREKEKYESFPLSTVSTEVSKASLHSEGGTSTPA encoded by the coding sequence ATGGACCAGCTGCTGAATCTCCTCTATCTGAACTTCTCTGAGCAACTGAGTCTGCTGGAAGAGAACGGCATGTCCTGTGGTGAGTCAGTGGGAAACAGCACCTTCCTGATCGTGGCTTACAGCGCCATCATTGCAGTAGGGCTGACGGGCAACCTCTGCCTGGTCTGTGTCATCGTCCAGCAGAAGGAGATGAGGAACGTCACCAACATCTTCATCGCCAACCTCTCCTTCTCCGATATCCTCATGTCCCTTGTTTGCATGCCCGTCACAGTCATTTACACCCTGATGGATCACTGGATCTTGGGAGAAGTGGTCTGCAAGGTCAGCCCCTTTGTTCAGTGTGTTTCAGTCACAGTGTCCATCCTGTCCCTGGTCTGGATTGCTCTGGAGAGGCATCAGCTCATCATCAACCCAACTGGGTGGAAACCAGCAGCCAACCATGCTTATCTGGCTGTAGCTCTCACCTGGGTGGTGGCCTGCTGCATTTCCCTGCCCTTCCTGTCCTTCACCATCTTGACCAATGAGCCCTTTCAAAACTTAAGCCTTCCCTTCGACTCTTTTGCCAATCACCTGGTCTGCATTGAGCACTGGCCCTCTGATCAGCATCGCTTGTCCTACACTACCTTCCTCCTGCTCTTCCAATACTGTCTCCCTTTGCTCCTGATCCTTGCCTGCTACTTCCGCATCTTCCTACGCCTTCAACGCCGGAAGGACATGGTGGAGCGAGCAAAAGATGGTTCCCGGGCCACTAGCCACCGGAAGGTCAACGTCATGTTGGCTTGCATTGTGGTAGCTTTTGCTGCTTGTTGGTTTCCCCTCATGGTCTTCAATGCCCTTTATGACTGGGACCATGAGAAGATCTCGGTGTGTTACTACAACTTAATCTTCTCCCTCTGCCATCTCATGGCCATGGCTTCCACATGCATCAACCCCATCATCTACGGGTTCCTCAACAGCAATTTTCAGAAGGAGGTCAAGGCCTTGCTGTATCGCTGCAGCTGTAGCCGTGAGAAGGAGAAGTATGAGAGCTTCCCTCTTTCCACTGTCAGCACAGAGGTTTCCAAGGCCTCTCTCCATAGTGAGGGCGGCACCAGTACCCCTGCATGA